A single region of the Pseudomonas mandelii genome encodes:
- a CDS encoding CAP domain-containing protein, which translates to MRQPRLALRFVSLCFMPLLALFASPAYASGERQLVEAINDYRAHPQRCDRRPAQRLAPLSLKSNLALPIGYGGGLRDRLKASGYAAVTVRTLRVVGAQDADEAFDLFQDEYCGALLDNQYADIGVSRARSEWQIVLAQPVLDSRVGDSRAASKGLLAQVNAARAKSRMCGRQRYPAARPLSWNPALGAAAQGHSKAMAYGNYFAHRDPDGDGPADRARAAGYRGRQIGENIAAGQSSPGKAMAGWLASPGHCANLMNPMFTQVGAAYAADARSDEGVYWTMMFGAP; encoded by the coding sequence ATGCGCCAACCTCGCCTTGCCTTGCGTTTTGTCTCGCTCTGTTTCATGCCTTTGCTTGCTTTGTTTGCCAGTCCTGCTTATGCCAGTGGTGAACGGCAACTGGTGGAAGCCATCAACGACTACCGCGCCCACCCGCAACGTTGCGACAGGCGCCCGGCCCAACGTTTGGCCCCGCTGTCATTGAAGTCGAACCTGGCGTTGCCGATTGGCTATGGCGGCGGTTTGCGCGATCGATTGAAGGCTTCAGGCTATGCAGCGGTGACGGTGCGCACCCTGCGTGTGGTAGGCGCGCAGGACGCCGACGAAGCGTTTGACCTGTTTCAGGACGAGTATTGCGGGGCGCTGCTGGATAACCAGTACGCCGACATTGGCGTCAGTCGAGCCCGAAGCGAGTGGCAGATCGTGCTGGCGCAACCCGTTCTCGATAGCCGTGTGGGTGATTCGCGTGCGGCGAGCAAGGGGCTGTTGGCGCAGGTCAATGCCGCCCGGGCCAAATCACGGATGTGCGGTCGTCAGCGCTACCCCGCCGCACGACCGCTGAGCTGGAACCCCGCCCTCGGCGCCGCGGCGCAAGGGCACAGCAAGGCCATGGCCTATGGCAATTACTTTGCACACCGTGACCCCGACGGTGATGGCCCGGCGGATCGAGCAAGGGCCGCCGGTTACCGAGGCCGGCAGATCGGCGAAAACATCGCTGCCGGGCAGAGCTCACCGGGCAAGGCAATGGCAGGCTGGCTGGCCAGCCCCGGGCATTGCGCCAACTTGATGAACCCGATGTTTACCCAGGTGGGCGCGGCGTATGCAGCAGACGCACGCAGTGATGAAGGGGTTTACTGGACGATGATGTTTGGTGCGCCGTGA
- a CDS encoding methyl-accepting chemotaxis protein: MAAAASEMTASIEEVTRHAERALNMANQAEALAKDGGRVIHQVVNDMDGIARSAQQSAQVIRTLDKESEGIFSIIQVIKGIADQTNLLALNAAIEAARAGEQGRGFAVVADEVRSLAGRTSASTQEIASMVARIQQSTREAVTSMEAGVAQVDKGMAVTADVERAIREILEATLNTTELVNDITRTIGEQSLASNEIAQQVDMIAGMSEGNSKIIGQTASTTDELSTLAGKLSQSVDRFRL; the protein is encoded by the coding sequence ATGGCCGCTGCCGCCAGTGAGATGACTGCCAGCATCGAGGAAGTCACCCGTCACGCCGAACGCGCGCTGAACATGGCCAACCAGGCCGAGGCATTGGCCAAGGACGGTGGTCGGGTGATTCATCAGGTGGTCAATGATATGGATGGCATTGCGCGTTCGGCGCAGCAGTCAGCCCAGGTGATCCGCACGCTGGACAAGGAGTCCGAGGGGATTTTCAGCATCATTCAGGTGATCAAGGGAATCGCCGATCAAACCAACCTGCTGGCCCTCAACGCCGCCATCGAAGCTGCTCGCGCCGGTGAACAGGGCCGTGGTTTTGCCGTGGTGGCCGACGAAGTCCGCAGTCTCGCAGGACGCACCAGTGCCTCCACGCAGGAAATTGCCAGCATGGTCGCGCGCATCCAGCAAAGCACCCGCGAGGCGGTGACCAGCATGGAGGCGGGCGTGGCGCAGGTCGACAAAGGCATGGCCGTGACCGCCGACGTCGAGCGCGCGATCCGCGAAATCCTCGAAGCCACGCTCAATACCACTGAGCTGGTGAATGACATCACTCGCACGATCGGCGAGCAGAGCCTGGCCAGTAACGAAATTGCCCAACAGGTGGACATGATTGCCGGGATGTCGGAGGGCAACAGCAAGATTATTGGTCAGACGGCTTCGACGACTGATGAGCTGTCGACCTTGGCGGGCAAGCTGTCGCAGTCGGTGGATCGGTTTCGGCTTTGA
- the ilvD gene encoding dihydroxy-acid dehydratase yields the protein MSDKDNLRKYSSQVVDGVERAPGRSMLRAVGFTDEDFKKPQIGIASTWAMVTPCNMHIDKLAIEAEKGANAAGAKGVIFNTITISDGIANGTEGMKYSLVSREVIADSIEVVAGCEGFDGLVTVGGCDKNMPGCLIGMARLNRPSIFVYGGTIRPGAGHTDIISVFEAVGQHARGDINEIQVKQIEEVAIPGPGSCGGMYTANTMASAIEALGMSLPGSSSQDAVGSDKASDSFRAGQQVMELLKLDLKPRDIMTRKAFENAIRVVIALAGSTNAVLHLLAMAHAVDVELTLDDFVELGKISPVVADLRPSGKYMMSELVAIGGIQPLMKRMLAAGMLHGDVLTVTGKTLAENLENVPDYPEGQDVILPFDQPVKKDSHLVVLRGNLSPTGAVAKITGKEGLRFEGTARVYHGEEGALTGILNGEVRAGDVIVIRYEGPKGGPGMREMLSPTSAVMGKGLGKDVALITDGRFSGGSHGFVVGHITPEAFDGGPIALIEDGDRITIDAETRQITVDVSDAELAERKTRWVRPESKYKRGVLAKYAKTVSSASEGAVTDKYL from the coding sequence ATGAGCGACAAAGACAATTTGCGTAAGTACTCCTCTCAAGTGGTCGACGGCGTGGAGCGCGCGCCCGGCCGTTCCATGCTGCGGGCCGTGGGCTTCACGGATGAAGACTTCAAGAAACCGCAGATCGGCATCGCCTCGACGTGGGCGATGGTCACGCCGTGCAACATGCACATCGACAAGCTGGCCATCGAGGCCGAAAAAGGCGCGAATGCCGCGGGCGCCAAGGGCGTCATTTTCAACACCATCACCATTTCCGACGGCATCGCCAACGGCACCGAAGGCATGAAGTATTCGCTGGTGTCGCGGGAAGTGATCGCCGACTCCATCGAAGTGGTGGCCGGTTGCGAAGGCTTCGACGGGTTGGTGACCGTGGGCGGTTGCGACAAGAACATGCCGGGGTGCCTGATCGGGATGGCGCGGCTGAATCGCCCGTCGATCTTCGTCTATGGTGGCACCATCCGCCCGGGCGCTGGCCACACCGACATCATTTCCGTGTTCGAGGCCGTGGGTCAGCACGCCCGGGGTGACATCAACGAGATTCAGGTCAAGCAGATCGAGGAAGTGGCGATCCCCGGCCCCGGCTCCTGCGGCGGCATGTACACGGCCAACACCATGGCCTCGGCCATTGAGGCTTTGGGCATGAGCCTGCCCGGTTCCAGCTCCCAGGACGCCGTCGGCAGCGATAAAGCCTCGGACAGTTTCCGCGCCGGCCAGCAGGTCATGGAGCTGCTCAAGCTGGACCTCAAACCGCGCGATATCATGACCCGCAAGGCATTCGAGAACGCCATCCGCGTGGTGATCGCCCTCGCCGGCTCGACCAATGCCGTGCTGCACCTTTTAGCCATGGCGCATGCCGTGGATGTCGAACTGACGCTGGATGATTTTGTCGAGCTGGGCAAGATCTCCCCGGTCGTGGCCGACCTGCGTCCCAGCGGCAAATACATGATGAGTGAACTGGTGGCCATCGGCGGCATCCAGCCGCTGATGAAACGCATGCTCGCAGCCGGCATGCTGCACGGCGATGTGTTGACGGTGACCGGCAAGACCCTGGCCGAGAACCTGGAAAACGTGCCCGACTACCCCGAAGGCCAGGACGTGATTCTGCCGTTCGATCAGCCGGTCAAAAAGGACTCTCATCTGGTGGTGCTGCGCGGCAACCTCTCGCCGACGGGCGCTGTGGCCAAGATCACTGGCAAGGAAGGTTTGCGCTTTGAAGGCACGGCGCGCGTGTATCACGGTGAAGAAGGCGCGTTGACCGGGATTCTCAATGGCGAAGTCCGGGCCGGCGACGTCATCGTCATTCGCTACGAAGGCCCCAAGGGAGGGCCGGGCATGCGCGAAATGCTCTCGCCGACGTCGGCAGTCATGGGCAAAGGGCTGGGCAAGGATGTCGCGCTGATCACCGACGGCCGCTTCTCCGGTGGCTCCCATGGTTTTGTGGTGGGGCATATCACGCCGGAAGCCTTTGACGGCGGGCCGATTGCGCTGATTGAAGATGGCGACAGGATCACCATCGATGCTGAGACCCGGCAGATTACGGTGGATGTTTCAGACGCGGAATTGGCCGAGCGCAAGACCCGTTGGGTGCGGCCGGAATCCAAATACAAACGCGGGGTGTTGGCCAAGTATGCGAAGACTGTGTCAAGTGCTTCGGAGGGTGCTGTGACGGATAAATATCTTTAA
- a CDS encoding LysR family transcriptional regulator: MTTPDLNLLITLDALLTEGSVARAAQRLRLSPSAMSRALARLRETTGDPLLVRAGRGLVPTPRALELREHVSQLVQHAEAVLRPAEQLDLKHLVRTFTLRTSDGFVENFGPALIARLSEEAPGVRLHFLQKLNQDSTLLRDGTVDLETGVVADTTSPEVRTRALYQDRFIGVVRPGHPLSKGKITPARYAAGRHVLVSRRGRDQGPMDDALDTLGLTREIVTIVGGFSAALALARASDLIATVPERHTHTLRAGLHSFPLPVATPVITISMLWHPRMDADAAHQWLRGCLRAVCAGSLD, encoded by the coding sequence ATGACGACCCCCGACCTGAACCTGCTGATTACCCTCGATGCGCTGCTCACAGAAGGCAGTGTGGCGCGTGCCGCCCAACGACTGCGGCTGAGCCCGTCGGCGATGAGCCGGGCGCTGGCGCGACTGCGTGAAACCACCGGCGATCCCCTGCTGGTCCGCGCCGGTCGCGGCCTGGTGCCGACACCCCGGGCACTGGAACTGCGCGAACACGTCAGCCAACTGGTGCAGCACGCCGAAGCGGTACTGCGCCCCGCCGAGCAGCTGGACCTCAAGCACTTGGTACGCACCTTCACCCTGCGCACCAGCGACGGCTTTGTAGAAAACTTCGGGCCGGCGTTGATTGCTCGCCTCAGCGAAGAAGCACCGGGGGTACGGCTGCACTTTTTGCAGAAACTGAACCAGGACAGCACCCTGCTGCGGGACGGCACGGTCGATCTGGAAACCGGCGTTGTGGCGGACACCACCAGCCCGGAAGTGCGTACCCGCGCGTTGTACCAGGACCGTTTCATCGGCGTGGTACGGCCGGGGCATCCACTGAGCAAGGGCAAGATCACGCCCGCCCGGTATGCGGCCGGCCGGCATGTCCTGGTCTCGCGGCGCGGACGGGACCAAGGGCCAATGGATGATGCGTTGGACACGCTTGGACTGACCCGTGAGATCGTCACCATCGTCGGCGGTTTTTCCGCGGCCCTGGCGTTGGCCCGGGCCTCGGACCTGATCGCGACGGTGCCCGAACGCCACACCCACACGCTGCGCGCCGGCCTCCACAGTTTTCCCCTTCCGGTCGCCACGCCAGTGATCACCATTTCAATGCTCTGGCACCCGCGAATGGACGCCGATGCCGCGCACCAGTGGTTGCGCGGATGTCTTCGGGCGGTGTGTGCGGGATCGCTGGATTAG
- a CDS encoding MFS transporter, whose translation MKLIASSGSVRWALASLSLSMLMPSLDTSIANAGLPTLSQALDASFQQVQWIVLAYLLAITTLIVSVGRLGDIVGRRRLMLAGIAIFTLASLACGLAPSLGWLVAARAVQGLGAAIMLALTVALVGETVPKAQTGSAMGLLGTVSAIGTTLGPSLGGVLISGFGWQAIFLVNLPLGVLNAVLAYRYLPADRQAPKVQRGAFDLVGTLVLALTLGAYALAMTWGEGDWGSLNLALLLIAVAGAGVFLFVEATVASPLIKLALLRDRGLSASLAMSMLVSTVMMATLVVGPFYLSGALGLNAALVGLVLSVGPLVAALAGVPAGRLVDRLGARRMTVAGLVAMALGACVLSLIPARVGIIGYLAPIAVMTASYALFQAANNTLIMTDVSQDQRGVIAGLLSLSRNLGLITGASVMGAVFALASSTPDITHAAPEAVAHGMAITFAVAAGLIGLAFAIALPALKREPVVA comes from the coding sequence ATGAAACTTATCGCATCCTCCGGTTCGGTCCGCTGGGCGTTGGCCAGCCTCTCGCTGTCGATGCTGATGCCTTCGCTCGACACCAGCATCGCGAATGCAGGCTTGCCCACCTTGTCCCAGGCACTGGACGCTTCATTCCAGCAAGTGCAGTGGATCGTCCTGGCCTATCTGCTCGCGATAACCACCTTGATCGTCAGTGTTGGACGTTTGGGCGACATCGTCGGTCGTCGCCGCTTGATGCTCGCCGGCATCGCCATTTTTACGTTGGCTTCGCTGGCGTGCGGCCTGGCGCCGTCGCTGGGGTGGCTGGTCGCCGCCCGGGCCGTGCAAGGTCTGGGCGCCGCGATCATGTTGGCGCTCACCGTGGCGTTGGTCGGTGAGACGGTGCCCAAGGCGCAGACCGGCAGCGCCATGGGATTGCTCGGCACGGTGTCGGCGATCGGCACGACGCTGGGGCCGTCGCTCGGCGGCGTGTTGATTTCCGGCTTCGGCTGGCAGGCGATTTTCCTGGTCAACCTGCCGCTGGGTGTTTTGAACGCTGTGCTCGCCTATCGCTATTTGCCCGCCGATCGCCAAGCGCCGAAGGTTCAGCGCGGCGCATTCGATCTGGTCGGCACGCTGGTGCTGGCCCTGACGCTCGGTGCGTATGCGCTGGCCATGACATGGGGCGAAGGCGATTGGGGTTCGCTGAACCTTGCGTTATTGCTCATCGCTGTTGCCGGGGCAGGCGTTTTCCTGTTCGTCGAGGCGACAGTTGCATCGCCTCTGATCAAACTGGCGCTGTTGCGTGATCGGGGATTGAGCGCGAGCCTGGCCATGAGCATGCTTGTCTCGACGGTGATGATGGCGACGCTGGTGGTCGGGCCGTTTTATCTCTCGGGCGCACTCGGTTTGAATGCTGCGTTGGTCGGGCTCGTGTTGTCCGTCGGTCCGCTGGTGGCTGCATTGGCTGGCGTCCCTGCAGGTCGTCTGGTGGATCGTTTAGGCGCCCGGCGCATGACGGTGGCGGGGCTCGTCGCGATGGCGCTCGGCGCGTGCGTGTTGTCGCTGATCCCGGCGCGTGTCGGCATCATCGGCTACCTCGCGCCGATTGCAGTGATGACTGCCAGTTATGCGCTGTTCCAGGCGGCAAACAACACGTTGATCATGACCGATGTGAGCCAGGATCAGCGCGGCGTCATTGCCGGACTGTTGAGCCTGTCACGCAATCTCGGCCTCATCACCGGCGCCTCGGTCATGGGCGCGGTGTTTGCGCTGGCGTCCTCGACGCCCGACATCACCCATGCAGCCCCGGAAGCGGTCGCCCACGGCATGGCGATCACCTTTGCGGTCGCGGCGGGGCTGATTGGCCTGGCGTTCGCCATTGCGTTGCCCGCGCTGAAAAGAGAACCCGTGGTGGCGTAA
- the treS gene encoding maltose alpha-D-glucosyltransferase, with amino-acid sequence MTAADKNHVTWLVEQSMLHAARQRAKLYSGQGRLWQQPYAHTRPRDASALASVWFTAYPASIVTREDGSVLEALGDETLWHALSKIGIQGIHNGPLKMSGGLTGTQRTPTIDGNFDRVSFEIDPELGTEAQLQALVRMAAAHNAVIIDDVIPSHTGKGADFRLAEMAYEDYPGLYHMVEIREEDWPLLPDIADGRDAQNLSPLQVDVLRDKHYIVGQLQRVIFFEPGVKETDWSATPIVIGVDGKPRRWVYLHYFKEGQPSLNWLDPTFAAQQMIIGDALHAIDVMGAKILRLDANGFLGVERKLDGTAWSESHPLSITGNQLLAGAIRKAGGFSFQELNLTVDDIANMSHGGADLSYDFITRPAYQHALLMGDTEFLRLMLRQMHTLGIDPGSLIHALQNHDELTLELVHFWTLHAHDTYLYQGQSFPGNILREHIREQMYERLAGEHAPYNLKFVTNGVSCTTASIITAALGIRDLDAITEADIQQIRQVHLLLVMYNAMQPGVFALSGWDLVGALPLPAEQVEHLMGDGDTRWIHRGAYDLVDLNPDAPLSAGQMPRPKTLYGSLPSQLKDSDSFVSQLKRILAARRAYDIAASRQILIPDVQHPGLLVMVHELPAGKGTQITALNFGSTPITETLHLPNIAPGPVVDIINERVEGDLTPEGDFTITLDAYEGLALRVVSTSPMI; translated from the coding sequence ATGACCGCGGCTGACAAAAACCATGTGACCTGGCTGGTTGAACAATCGATGCTGCATGCCGCCAGGCAGCGGGCCAAGCTCTATTCGGGGCAAGGTCGACTGTGGCAACAGCCTTACGCCCATACCCGGCCCCGTGATGCTTCCGCCTTGGCCTCGGTGTGGTTCACCGCCTACCCGGCGTCCATCGTCACCCGCGAAGACGGCAGCGTGCTGGAAGCCCTGGGCGACGAAACCTTATGGCATGCCCTGTCGAAAATCGGCATCCAGGGCATTCACAACGGGCCGCTGAAAATGTCGGGCGGCCTGACAGGCACCCAACGCACGCCGACCATTGACGGCAATTTTGACCGCGTCAGTTTCGAGATCGACCCGGAACTGGGCACCGAGGCGCAGCTCCAGGCGCTGGTGCGCATGGCCGCCGCGCACAATGCGGTGATCATCGATGACGTGATCCCTTCGCACACCGGCAAAGGCGCAGACTTCCGCCTGGCCGAGATGGCCTATGAAGACTATCCGGGCCTCTACCACATGGTCGAAATCCGCGAAGAGGACTGGCCGTTGCTGCCGGACATCGCCGATGGCCGTGATGCGCAAAATCTCAGTCCGCTACAGGTCGACGTGCTCCGGGACAAGCACTACATCGTCGGCCAGTTGCAACGGGTGATTTTCTTCGAACCCGGGGTCAAGGAGACCGACTGGAGCGCGACGCCAATCGTGATCGGCGTCGATGGCAAGCCGCGACGCTGGGTCTATCTGCATTACTTCAAGGAAGGGCAGCCGTCGTTGAACTGGCTGGACCCGACCTTCGCCGCGCAGCAGATGATCATCGGCGATGCGCTGCACGCCATTGACGTCATGGGCGCGAAAATCCTGCGCCTGGACGCCAACGGATTCCTCGGCGTGGAGCGCAAGCTCGACGGTACGGCCTGGTCTGAAAGCCACCCGTTATCGATCACCGGTAACCAGCTGCTGGCCGGGGCGATCCGCAAGGCCGGCGGTTTCAGTTTCCAGGAGCTCAACCTGACCGTCGACGACATCGCCAACATGTCCCATGGCGGCGCCGACCTTTCCTATGACTTCATCACCCGACCGGCCTACCAGCACGCGCTGCTGATGGGCGACACCGAGTTCCTGCGCTTGATGCTGCGGCAGATGCACACCCTCGGCATCGACCCGGGATCGCTGATCCATGCCTTGCAAAACCACGACGAGCTGACCCTGGAGCTGGTGCATTTCTGGACGCTGCACGCCCATGACACCTACCTCTATCAGGGCCAGAGCTTCCCGGGCAACATCCTGCGTGAACACATTCGCGAGCAGATGTACGAACGTCTGGCGGGCGAGCACGCGCCCTACAACCTGAAATTTGTCACCAACGGCGTGTCTTGCACCACCGCCAGCATCATCACGGCAGCGCTGGGAATTCGTGATCTCGACGCTATCACCGAGGCGGACATCCAACAGATTCGCCAGGTACATTTGCTGTTGGTGATGTACAACGCCATGCAACCGGGCGTGTTTGCGCTGTCCGGCTGGGACCTGGTCGGCGCGCTGCCGTTGCCGGCGGAACAGGTTGAGCATTTGATGGGTGACGGCGACACGCGCTGGATTCATCGTGGCGCCTACGACCTGGTGGACCTCAATCCGGACGCACCGCTGTCCGCAGGGCAAATGCCACGGCCGAAAACTTTGTACGGCAGCCTGCCCAGCCAGTTGAAGGACTCCGATTCGTTCGTCTCGCAACTCAAGAGGATCCTCGCCGCGCGCCGCGCTTACGATATCGCCGCCAGTCGGCAGATCCTGATTCCCGATGTCCAGCACCCGGGCCTGCTGGTCATGGTCCACGAATTGCCGGCCGGTAAAGGCACGCAAATCACTGCGCTGAACTTCGGCTCGACGCCGATCACCGAAACCTTGCACCTGCCCAATATTGCGCCGGGCCCGGTGGTCGACATCATCAACGAGCGAGTCGAAGGTGATCTCACGCCTGAGGGTGATTTCACCATTACGCTGGATGCCTACGAAGGGTTGGCACTGCGCGTCGTGAGCACTTCGCCGATGATTTGA
- a CDS encoding acyltransferase family protein has product MIKGRLKELDLLRFLAAIAVVFFHYAFRGYAKGDMSVMPYPLLAEPAKYGYLGVELFFMISGFVILMTASGNNLKAFFISRVVRLCPAFWVCCTLTFLITLAIGRPRFTADIYQYMINMTFLGDLMGVPPIDGVYWSLFVEIKFYLMISILLGFKKIEKIETFLVLWLLVSATAEVLAFEKLRSILITDYAAYFIAGSTFYIIWAKGFTTTRVLLLAGSLALANYTAIAWAQLLESKYSTEFDLLIVCGMVTLFFMTFLLIATNKTAAIGALNWTALGALTYPLYLLHQMIGFMIFNLAYPAMNPHVLLWGTIALMISASYIIHKKIETPMARQIKKILSLSFKRVEAD; this is encoded by the coding sequence ATGATCAAAGGCCGGCTGAAAGAACTGGACTTGCTGCGTTTTCTCGCGGCAATCGCAGTCGTGTTTTTTCACTATGCTTTTCGGGGGTATGCAAAAGGCGACATGTCAGTAATGCCCTACCCGTTGTTGGCCGAGCCTGCCAAATACGGTTATCTGGGCGTCGAACTGTTTTTCATGATCAGCGGATTCGTCATTCTGATGACCGCTTCGGGCAATAACCTCAAGGCATTTTTTATATCCCGTGTCGTTCGTCTCTGCCCTGCTTTCTGGGTGTGCTGCACCCTGACGTTCCTGATCACACTTGCCATCGGCCGGCCAAGATTCACGGCTGATATTTACCAATACATGATTAACATGACATTCCTTGGCGACTTGATGGGTGTGCCACCGATTGACGGGGTCTACTGGTCGCTGTTTGTCGAAATAAAGTTCTACCTGATGATCTCCATTCTGTTGGGCTTCAAGAAAATAGAAAAAATAGAGACCTTCCTCGTACTGTGGCTGTTGGTCTCCGCCACCGCAGAAGTCCTGGCTTTTGAAAAGCTGCGCTCGATATTAATTACCGATTACGCGGCCTATTTCATCGCGGGCTCGACGTTCTACATTATCTGGGCCAAGGGATTCACAACGACACGGGTGCTCCTGTTGGCAGGGTCATTGGCATTGGCCAACTACACCGCCATTGCCTGGGCCCAACTGCTCGAATCAAAATATTCAACCGAATTCGATCTTCTGATCGTATGCGGCATGGTTACCCTGTTCTTCATGACCTTTCTTTTGATCGCAACGAATAAAACGGCAGCCATCGGTGCATTGAACTGGACGGCATTAGGCGCGCTCACTTATCCCCTTTACCTGCTCCATCAAATGATCGGCTTTATGATCTTTAACCTTGCCTATCCGGCGATGAACCCGCACGTACTACTGTGGGGCACCATCGCCTTGATGATCAGTGCGTCTTACATCATCCACAAAAAGATAGAAACGCCCATGGCCAGGCAGATCAAGAAAATCCTTTCATTGTCCTTCAAGCGTGTCGAAGCTGATTAG
- a CDS encoding family 16 glycosylhydrolase — MFNASVLALLLSVSMVCNAAQAPPGVPTTGLVLWLDAADASSMTLDAQNRVQHWSDKSGESHHATVDDAASQPQRMANALNGHSVVRFSGVSAFVGKTIRSAKGPVTVLIVSRRLPEQAEADPWQRLFSSRPQTAHNDNVLPNFAISLQQTTAYVPTVSVLELYDVPIGPYAVGRNVVGNADNFRGDIAEVLVYDRAFASLAERQRAFQYLADKWSVAIPKQADTWTRVGPLGRLPAQTNANLPLSDQVNAGQWVLDTKLSDDFNGTTLDLERWHVNNAIGNESLGRKPALFTPANASVHNGNLNIVFRKETLPQKYVQLGFKDYTSAMVRTNERGFYGYYEARAKPMNSAGSSAFWLAWTGMTDNATEIDIFEIGGKTKNAALDRSYNMNAHLWATPHSTEHIADGSVWISPWRLADTFHVYGFDWQPDTLRWYVDGVLVRESKNNHFFFPMQVVFDSEAMWQWFGVVDDADLPSTFRVDYVKVWQRRR, encoded by the coding sequence ATGTTTAATGCCTCTGTGCTGGCCCTGCTGCTATCGGTGTCGATGGTTTGCAACGCCGCACAAGCGCCCCCCGGTGTACCCACCACCGGGCTCGTGCTGTGGCTGGATGCGGCCGATGCATCTTCAATGACCCTGGATGCGCAGAACCGTGTCCAGCACTGGAGCGACAAATCCGGCGAGTCCCATCACGCCACAGTGGACGATGCCGCCTCGCAGCCACAGCGGATGGCAAACGCCCTGAACGGTCATTCGGTCGTGCGCTTCAGTGGCGTGTCGGCGTTTGTGGGTAAAACCATTCGCAGCGCCAAAGGCCCTGTGACGGTATTGATTGTGTCCCGTCGATTGCCCGAGCAAGCCGAGGCCGATCCCTGGCAACGGTTGTTCAGCTCACGCCCACAAACCGCCCACAACGATAACGTGTTGCCGAACTTCGCCATCAGCCTGCAACAGACCACCGCGTATGTGCCGACCGTCTCCGTCCTGGAGCTTTACGATGTGCCGATTGGTCCGTATGCCGTCGGGCGCAATGTGGTCGGCAATGCCGACAACTTTCGCGGCGACATCGCGGAAGTGTTGGTGTACGACCGTGCGTTTGCCTCCCTCGCAGAACGCCAGCGCGCATTTCAGTACCTGGCGGATAAATGGTCAGTTGCCATTCCCAAACAGGCCGATACCTGGACCCGTGTCGGACCGCTGGGCCGATTGCCGGCCCAGACCAACGCCAACCTGCCGCTGTCCGACCAGGTCAATGCCGGCCAGTGGGTGCTCGACACGAAACTGTCCGACGACTTCAATGGCACCACCCTCGATCTCGAACGCTGGCACGTCAACAACGCCATAGGGAACGAGTCGCTCGGACGCAAACCGGCACTTTTCACCCCGGCCAATGCCAGCGTCCACAATGGCAACCTGAACATTGTTTTTCGCAAGGAAACCCTGCCGCAGAAATACGTACAACTTGGTTTCAAGGACTACACCTCAGCGATGGTCCGGACCAACGAGCGCGGGTTCTACGGGTATTACGAGGCACGCGCCAAACCCATGAACTCGGCCGGTTCCAGCGCCTTCTGGCTCGCGTGGACGGGCATGACGGACAACGCCACCGAGATCGACATCTTCGAAATCGGCGGTAAGACGAAAAACGCAGCGTTAGACCGTTCGTACAACATGAACGCCCACCTGTGGGCCACGCCGCATAGCACCGAGCATATCGCCGACGGCAGCGTCTGGATCAGTCCCTGGCGCCTGGCGGATACCTTCCATGTCTACGGCTTCGACTGGCAGCCCGACACCCTGCGTTGGTACGTCGATGGCGTGCTGGTCAGGGAATCGAAAAACAACCATTTCTTCTTCCCGATGCAGGTTGTGTTTGACAGTGAGGCCATGTGGCAGTGGTTCGGCGTGGTCGACGATGCTGACCTGCCCTCTACCTTCCGCGTCGACTACGTCAAGGTGTGGCAACGGCGTCGATAG